In the Candidatus Coatesbacteria bacterium genome, CTGCGGAGTGGTCAACCGGCGGTACTCGAGGCCCACGGCGCGCTTGATGAAGCGCAGGGTGTTCTCGAGCCGCCGTTGGAGCCGGTCCGTGGAGACATCGCCACGGAGCAGATCGCGGGCCTGGAGGTCCCGGGCGGCGGCGATGAGCCCCAGGATCAGTTCGGCGGCGCCCTCGGGATCACCGAGGCTGAACGTGCCCTCGGCGGCGCCCCGGGCCAGGATGCGGGCCAGGACGGGTCGGGCGGCCTCCGACTGCCGCAAGCGCAGCCGCTGGAGCAGGACCAGATTCTCGTCGCGGTAGAGACTTTTGAGCAGCCGCCGCATCACCGTGGGCCGGGCCTGGCGCCAGAGCAGGGAGTGGCCCAGGAACAGCTCCAGCTCTGCGGCGGCGGACCGTCGGGGCGATTCCTCCAGCCGCCGTTCGAGATCGGCCAGGGCGTCCTCGACCAACCCCTCGAGGACGGCCTCGAGGACGGCCTGCTTGGAAGCGAAGTGATGGTAGAAAGCTCCCCTGGAGAGCCCGCTGTCCTCGAGGATGCGCTGGATGCTGGTGGCCGTGTAACCGTGGAGGAAAAAGCGCCTACGGGCGTGGGAGAGGATGTTCTCACGGTTGGTGTTTTTCAGCGCCACATCATATCCCGTTGTATTTAGGGGCAATATAGAATACCGACCGACTGTCGGTCTGTTATGGTCCTTCAAGCTTACCCACGGTTTTGATGATTGTCAAGAGGTCTGTCAACGACCCCGCGGCAGACCGGAAGGAGGGTTCGAGAGCTTGCTGTCAAACCGCTCGTTCGCCGAAAGATCATCGACCGGCAGACAATGCCGGACCGGCTCACCGAACAGGTTCCCCCACCCGGCCGCTGGTTCACTAAGGTTATTGCCGTAGGGCGGGGCCAGAGACCTCGCCGATGCTATTCTTCGAGTAGGGACCAACCGGTCGATCGAACCCTATCATCTGCCCAACTGGCCGCAAAACAACCCAGGCGCCGGCGCGCGTTCTTGCCCGCAGACCTCCCGCGACAGGGAGGTCTGCGGCGAGCAAGAACCGTGACGGCGCCGGTGGCGACGTAGCAAAACGGGCGGGGACTTCCCCGCCCGTTTCGCGCATCAGGGAAATGTCGCCTAGATCCGGCTCTCCAGCTTGATCCGCAGGCCGTCGAAGGGCGGCTCCTCGCGGCAGACGCCGCCGGAGCAGACCAGGCCGCCGCGCTCGTTGCCGTAGAAGATCGACAGGTCGTGGTTGGGACCGAGGTGAAAGGTGACCTCGCCGGTGATCCAGTAATCGCGATCCTCGCCCACGCGCAGGTCGCCGAGGGCCACCTGGCCGCCGATGGTGGCGGAGAACAGCTCGGGCCAGTTGTAGGTCAGCGAGCCCTGGGGGTTCTGCTCCTCGAGGGTCTCGTCGTAATAGTCGCCCTGGACTGTGCGCTCGGTGATCAACTGGTGGGTGTAGTGCAAGGCGAGGGAGTGGCCGAAGTCGAAGGTATAGGAGGCTTCGAGCTCGGGCAGCCATTCGTCGCGCTCGTAGAGGAAATAGGAGGGGTCGTCGGGGGTGAAGTACTCGGTGGACTCGCCGTGGAGCCAGGCGCCGCCGACGAAGTGCCAGGGCCAGTTACTCCAGCGGACCTCGCCGCCGTACTCGGTGCGGGTCTTCTCCTCCTCGGTGTCCCAGGCGTCGCAGTAGCCGCCGACGACGGACAGGCCGACCAGGGGCGAGACGGTCAACTGGGCCAGGTAGCCCTCCTCGTCTTTGCCGGGGTAGGATTTGTCCAGGGGTTTGGTGGAGAAGCTGACCTCGGGGGGCGAGTTCCAGTGGTTGTAGAAGTGATCGTACTTCTTGTACTCCAGCAGCAGGGAGTTGCGCCCCAGGTAGCCGACGAGGCTGGCGTAGATCGCCTCGCCCTCGTAGGTTTCGTACTCGGCGCCGGCCAGCTCGTAGCCCTCGCTGACGGCGTACTCGACGTAGAGATCGGCGTAATCGGTGATTACGGAGAGGTGGCCCGCGGGCATCAGCAGGGGTTTGCTGATGGGCTCCCCGCTGATGAAGTCGACGCCGACCTGCTGTTCCTGGCTGACCAGACCGCCGCCCAGCTCGATCCAGTTGAAGAAGGGGTTGACGTTGACCTCGACGGCGCGGACGTCGTCGGTGTACTCGTAGAGGGCGTCGAAATCGTAACTGCCCCGGCCGACGAGGGCCTTGACCTCGACGTAGTCCAGGTTG is a window encoding:
- a CDS encoding TetR family transcriptional regulator gives rise to the protein MKDHNRPTVGRYSILPLNTTGYDVALKNTNRENILSHARRRFFLHGYTATSIQRILEDSGLSRGAFYHHFASKQAVLEAVLEGLVEDALADLERRLEESPRRSAAAELELFLGHSLLWRQARPTVMRRLLKSLYRDENLVLLQRLRLRQSEAARPVLARILARGAAEGTFSLGDPEGAAELILGLIAAARDLQARDLLRGDVSTDRLQRRLENTLRFIKRAVGLEYRRLTTPQISGLIELIQNETPPGAAP